The following coding sequences lie in one Desulfuromonadales bacterium genomic window:
- a CDS encoding HEAT repeat domain-containing protein, giving the protein DKVLTTLKAGSRGARVKALYALERINSPQVFPPLLAALKSADPDLRAAAIQVLGAKKEPKTLGTLVKHLKDPAPAVRVHAAEALANFADSRLVPYLIAVLAEADAELVVSALRTLGTLGAATAEPHLLPLLSDPRPAVRRAAAEALGQLQL; this is encoded by the coding sequence GATAAGGTTCTGACCACCCTGAAAGCCGGCAGCAGAGGCGCCAGGGTAAAGGCGCTCTATGCTCTGGAGCGGATCAACTCACCGCAGGTTTTCCCCCCGTTGCTGGCTGCACTCAAAAGTGCGGATCCCGATCTGCGGGCGGCGGCCATTCAGGTTCTGGGGGCGAAGAAGGAGCCCAAAACCCTTGGCACGTTGGTCAAGCATCTCAAGGACCCCGCGCCCGCCGTACGGGTGCATGCTGCCGAGGCGCTGGCGAATTTCGCCGACTCACGACTTGTTCCCTACCTGATCGCCGTTCTGGCTGAGGCGGATGCCGAACTGGTTGTCAGCGCCTTGCGCACTTTGGGGACCCTCGGTGCCGCCACCGCCGAACCGCACCTCCTCCCTTTGCTCAGCGACCCCCGTCCGGCAGTCCGGCGGGCCGCCGCCGAGGCGCTGGGCCAACTGCAGCTCTGA